Part of the Cohnella candidum genome, ACCGGGGTCAAAATCAAAGTGGGCAAACCGGATCCCCGGGAGGATTACGACCGCGTGAAGGCGGTAAGGAAGGCGATCGGGGACGACGTCATTTTCATGATCGACGTGAATCAGCAGTGGAACGTCAACACGGCGATGACCTGGGGCAAAAAGCTGGAGGAATTCGACCTGTTCTGGCTGGAAGAGCCGCTGAATCCCGACGACATCCTCGGCCATAAGAAATTGGCGGACGAGCTGAACGTGCCGATCGCGCTGGGCGAGCACGTGTATACCAAATACGCGTTCCGCGACTATATCCACCACGGCGCCGTGGAGTATTGCCAGGTCGACGTGACGCGCGTTGCCGGCATTACCGAATGGCTGCAGGTGGCGGGACTGGCGGCGGCATATGACGTCCCCGTTTGCCCGCACGTCGGGGACATGGGGCAGATTCACCAGCATCTGGTCGCGGCGACGCAGGGCTCGATCATGCTGGAGTACATTCCGTGGATCCGGGACATTTTCGTGGAACCGGCCACCGTGCGGAACGGGTTTTACGTGCTGCCCGAGATGCCGGGCGCGTCGACGGAAATCCTGCCCGCCTATTTCGAGAAATACAGAATCCGTTAAGCCGGGGAGGGAGACGGACCGATGAGACTCCAAGACAAAACGGCGCTGATCACGGGTGCGGGCTCCGGAATCGGGCGGGCAGCCGCGGAACGGTTCGCGAAGGAAGGCGCCACGGTCATCGTCAATGACCTGGACGAGAGCAAAGGACGCGAGACCGTGGAGCGGATCGCCTCGTCCGGAGGGAACGCCTTGTTTCTTCAGGCGGACGTGACCGACGCCGATTCGGTTCAGACGATGATCCGAGAAGCGCTGAAAGCCTGCTCGAAAATCGACGTGCTGTTCAATAACGCCGGCATCAGCGGGGTGGGCGCCATTCACGAAATCGAACCCGAGGACTGGGACCGGGTCGTCCGCGTCAACCTGCGGGGCGTCTTCCTGCCGTCCAAATACGTGCTGCCCCATATGATGCAGCGGATGTCGGGAAACGTCATTAACATGTCTTCGTGCATCGCCGAGATCGGTTTGGCGCGCCGCGCCTCCTATTCGGCGACGAAGGGCGCGGTTCTGGCTCTGACGAAGTCGATGCAGGTGGACTACGCCCCCTACGGCATCCGCGTGAACGCGCTTCTGCCGGGTACCATTTTAACGCCGTTCGTCGAGCAATACCTCCGCAACTCTTACGAGGATCCCGAGGCGGCGCTCGCGGCCATCAAATCCAGGCAATTAAGCGGCGACCTCGGCAAGCCGGAGGACGTGGCGAACGCGGCTTTGTTCCTGGCTTCGGACGAATCGAAATTCATGATGGGCTC contains:
- a CDS encoding mandelate racemase/muconate lactonizing enzyme family protein, with translation MKITKVKTFVLHVPITPPITDAINVATHWGLSGVRIFTDEGFVGYGYTGTCAQGDEMIVDTIDRYYAPELIGKDPFMVKEIWDSLRFGKMHWIGRAGVTHMALAAVDIALWDIMAKASNKPLWQYLGGHKSKGIKAYNTNGGWLNWSKERLLKDVTEIVEQGFTGVKIKVGKPDPREDYDRVKAVRKAIGDDVIFMIDVNQQWNVNTAMTWGKKLEEFDLFWLEEPLNPDDILGHKKLADELNVPIALGEHVYTKYAFRDYIHHGAVEYCQVDVTRVAGITEWLQVAGLAAAYDVPVCPHVGDMGQIHQHLVAATQGSIMLEYIPWIRDIFVEPATVRNGFYVLPEMPGASTEILPAYFEKYRIR
- a CDS encoding SDR family NAD(P)-dependent oxidoreductase, whose product is MRLQDKTALITGAGSGIGRAAAERFAKEGATVIVNDLDESKGRETVERIASSGGNALFLQADVTDADSVQTMIREALKACSKIDVLFNNAGISGVGAIHEIEPEDWDRVVRVNLRGVFLPSKYVLPHMMQRMSGNVINMSSCIAEIGLARRASYSATKGAVLALTKSMQVDYAPYGIRVNALLPGTILTPFVEQYLRNSYEDPEAALAAIKSRQLSGDLGKPEDVANAALFLASDESKFMMGSPLYVDGGVVFGKNA